The Brassica napus cultivar Da-Ae chromosome C7, Da-Ae, whole genome shotgun sequence genomic interval AGAAGGTGGAGTGGAAGCTGACATCCACTTTCTTCCACCCTAATGTCTGCAGGCCACGGATCATCTcctctgaaatttttttttgaaactgttaCGATTTAGAAGAATCAATCAAATCGAATGTTTGGGGCTAATCGTTGGCTTTCTTTGTTCTCACCTTCAACTATTTCATGATACTCAAGTGTGTTCTGAGGACTAGGCGAGCTTTGTGCGGCTTCCTTAGCTTTAGCAGCTTCTGGAGGGAAATGGGCTCCATCTGATGAAACAGGTGGGCAGTATTCTACATCGACAACATGCTTGTATCCATCCAACGACCGTCGTGGAGGCTGCGTGTAGCATAAAACAAGGGGAAAACATAACTATCAGATCTGAGTCTGAAAGAAACCGAAAGAGTAGTTTTCAAACTTGCATTGGGTTGGTTACAAGCCCCAGAGAACTTCTTGCACGAATAAATTACAGCAACCAATCTTCACTAGACTCTTAAGCTATTTGAGAGAAATGAAGTACCAAAAACATCTTCGGTGAATATAGATGTAAGCAAGTGTACTACTCACGATCAAGTTATATACAGTAAAactcaaaaaattaataacgttggaactattatattttaataatttatatcgttattaatttataaaaaaaaaaaatttctggattttttcttttagaatatatttttataagttaaaaaataattaattttattgtatatacactagttaaatttttgaaattcgaCTTTCACGTTActtttattgtattatttggtgtataaaAAATATGctctataaaatttaaatgtggtttagatataatttcactaaacataaaaaaatgaagtgttacaaaaatatagagataactatattttgaaataaagaaaataataaaatgtatatatacaaaaattattaatttatgatttcagcaagactatatatatacataagattttctaaaatattattatattattattttagtgatttgtgtcatattttaaaCTGATCCAACTCCagaaaaatttattagtttataatgtTTATCAACTCGGGACGATATAGAAGTTTCTACTGTATATAGAATTAGtaggaaaaaatggaataatatTTAGGGGGTGGTATTGAACTcaagaatttgaaagaattcaCGTGTAATAATTTTTGCagtattttaaatgattttatgagATTTTAATGCAATTGTCTAATTCTTATGTTTACCTTCTGTCATAGAATTTAAGTGAATGTAAATTAATTTGATGGAATTCAAATGGTAATACTAACGCTATGAATGATAACGAAAAAAATACACAACTAGTAGTTAActcttagatattttttttatcaaaataaaacacttgggaaaattttactttttgtagatagattttttttactaaaggaATCTTTTTGGGTGAACTAGCCATGGGCATTCGGGTTGAGTGAAACTgatgacattttattttatatcaaagtGTTGAAACTTGTTTTTTCGGATATTCGGGtaccgttcggttctcggttcggttccgttTCCGATTCGGTTATTCagatatagaaatatagaaaCCATTCAGGCATTTGAGGCGGTCCGGTTTTGGTTTCGaataatttggtttggttctagttcagtttttcggttccggttttgGAAGAGGAGAGACATGGAATTGGGCTGGTGTAGGTGATATGTCTTCTAAAGACGTAGTGGATTACCGTGGGGTCAAGTTGGttctaaaaataacaaatcCCTTCATAAAAGCAAGGAATTGATCCTTTGCATTTTACATTACATTTTCCATTAAATTCCTTTCAAATAACATTCCTATTAAATCTAGCAAatattgaataacactagaatTTAAATGAATTGGTAAAATACACAATTGAATAACACAAGAATTTAAAAGAATTGATAAAATACACAATTGAATAACACAAGAATTTAATGGAAACCATAATTCTTTCAAATTCTATCAAATTTCTAAATCCAATACCCCCACCTTAATGTAAAGGTTTTACCGTTTCGGATAAGTAAATGTACCTTGAAAAGTTCAGTTTCTCTCCTTATGGAAGATGTACGCCAACCAACCATGTCTAATAGATGTGAAAGGAGATTTGAGAAACAAATGCAGACAAAACTCGAAATCATGACAGAACAAGTTAAACAGAAACATCAACAGAAATGCATAGGATACAGTCATAAGATACGTTTGCATATACGATGCGACATGGAAATGTCCCCAGAGACGATCTGCCCGAAAAGGAAATACATTAGGATCTAAAAATAAGTCATTATAATGATAGTGCCTTTAACTCACAAAAATTTAAGATCTTCACAGTCAGATGCCATCCTCAAGAGAAGAGGTGGTTTATCAGCTTTACCATCAGTAAGAAACAACTGGGTACCAGTGCGACCAATAAAAAACGGAGCTATTGGTGCAGCAAGTTTCTCTAAAATAGGAACTCCCAAAAGGAAAGGCAGCtgacataaaatataataatatatgtgtCAGAGACAATAGTGGTTATATTTATCCTTTATGAAACTCTCTGATTACAATTATGataagaggagaagaagagaaccTGTTTTCTGCCTCTGACTCCTAGATGAGGTGTAGCCAAGGTGATGAAATTAATTGGTTCGAGGCCAGCAATCCTACCTCTCAGAATATGTGAATCCCCAGATTTAGAGACAGCATCATCATTGGCTTGTGAATAAAGAACAGCAACAGCATGTCTGGCAAATAAGCCACCGAGAGAGTGGgctaaaaatgaaatattcttCAAGCTCTTGCTCTTTTGGACTACTTGTCTAACCTATTCCTCTCTCACATCAGGAACGGAAACATATATCAGCTCATATACTAGTGTTGAGGAGTAGAAACCCCTGGGTCGTGTGTCTAGACTTGGCGTCAATGTGTATCACCCGACTAAAACGGTAAGATTCTACTCTCAACTTTCACTTATGTTAAACTTTTgataaggaaaaaaaacacaGTAAAGATAAAACCAAAACATCAGTTTCACTGATAAAATAAACGTTTAAAATCAAAACACCATATCAAAACATAAATCCAAAGCAAAATAGTTAATTCACCTCTTCTGCTAGTCGTTTTCCAGCTCCATCGATTCCGCCAAACGTTTTAGTGGAAGTATTGGAAGAACTTGCTGTGCAGCATgttcaagggaaaaagagtgaattaaaaaaaacatgatgtGTAATTTAGGCATGCATAGAAGAACAagataaaataacaaaactaaaatgCGGTCCCAAACAGACATATATATGGTATGCAACTATTTCTAATGCATTTtgctaatttaaaaataaataaaaagattttataatagagttaaatttaaaacagtatttcccaaaatatagagtaaaatagAGAAATGTTTTTTCTTGTCCTAAATATAAAGAAATAGAGATGAGTTAGAATAGATTTGTTTTAGAGTCAAATATAAAGATGAATTGGAACTGAAAGGACACTCCAAGCTTTTAGACTGTTTCCAATTCATCTCTCTATAATTATTTCTATAATTATTCATTCTTTTCTAATAACACACTTTTTGTGTTTagcacatattaaaaaatatattaaatgttgACTATAAATACATCACTTTCGTATTTAGCTATTTtccataaatttataaatttaaaccaATAGCATTTGAATAAGTACAAACCTTTTTTTCAAACAACTCTTTgaagtttacaatatataatcattactattaaaattacatagaaaatgtaaaacatacatattttaaaacaaaatttattttaaaacatttaacttttaaaaataaaaagaataatatttaGAGGCAAATCTCTCTAACTCAtctacatttattttatttatctctgtttcttcttctaaatagagatttatattttttttatttagaaaaataaatagcatttctctatttttacattatattttggGGAATAATAttctagaaaaataaattgaaattaattctataataaaatagatcggatatggtttttttttttgtcaaaacatTGGATATGGTTTAAGTAACCGTTCTAATGGGAAACTCTCTTCCATACATACTCCAACAAGTGCTCAAGTAAATAAAAGTTGCAAGCATATAAGCATACCATAGATCAGGAATCTTGTTCCAACGCGTCTTTTCATCTCAGCTTCCACGTAGAGCCAGACGCTGGGACTGACGCAGATAGAATATACACAATTTTCAAATTCAATACACCAacactattaaaataaaaaataatctctTGAGAGACGTTATACCTGGCCCAAATACCGTGTACAAGAACAAGAAGATGATCAGGTACATTATTCTCATCCCGTTGCGCTATGGCACTCATTGCTTGAACTCTGAGTCTCTGATGACTTCCGCTTCTGCTAGATCCTGTTTACACAGAAATCAAACGACACTACTCTACATTTTGATCGACTATCAGGATCAGCCATTCTCATACACCAATCCCTACGATTCTACGACAGAAGAACAGAAGCAATTACCAAATCAAGAGCACGAGGAAGACGGAAGGAAACACCCGCGCTGTGCTAAAGCTTCTCTTAGCGAAACCACAACCACAAATGATAATCcacattttcttattaatatttttgtttcatttaatcATTTAGAAAAAGAACGAGATACACGTGACAGTACAAAGTTTGGATCTATGGTTTTACCAAAATTAACTAGATCCTGACCGTCCTAAATCAAGAGcacttatattttttgttttatattttttagaaatttaatttttatatcaatgtattttaatcatatatctttgtataatatttcttttaaatggttaaaatttttttttaataaatacattaaaatagTTGGACCATACATATATCAATCATGCTCATGTTTTAATAAAGTAGATTAACAGGATTGGAGTTGCTTGGATGATTATTTTGTAGTCTGAACAAGTTATATTCTACGATTACAACATTTTAGTAACTAGTAAAAATGGAAAGCAACTCCAATcctcttaaaataatttaacgTGTTGGATCATTCATTAACAGAGCTGGTTCAATGGTGTCATGAGCTCTGGagcaaaaaaacaattttttatttttaaactattaattttctttaaaaaatatgatagatatatgtttttttcaaaatagcagaagtattttttaaaataaatctatggaaataaaaaaaatattttcatataaaaaaaattgggctccttttcttatttttaacataaaaatacatatgtatttttataaaaaaaattggtctcttatctattaaaaaatagGGGGGCAACGGATTAGGTGCGGGACGGTTGCACCGCTCGCCCTCCTATCTAAGCTGACCCTGTTCATGAACATACTATCAGTTATTGTACTTTTTTTATTGttgtaaaatgttaatttttagaccagttttaaaatgttgacaaaatttactaaaaactaATACAAAAACACATGAAAGAAGTAACAAAAAACTAAACAGACAATTGACTATCTCCGAGTAGGGCTTGAAAAAGTATCTAtgaattttgattcgatttgttatTCGTTTCGAATCGAACCGAAAAATTTTGGATATCCATAATCTAcgaagcaaagcaaatattAATATGCAATATCCATAAGAAacgaaacaaatcacaaatacttaTATTTGTAGGAAATGATATCCGTTCTGATTCGTTATATGCATAAATATggacacacacacatacatacacacacacatatatatatatatatatatatatttaaagaattatatatatatcttatatttcaTATAagttatacaatattttaatttattaaatttattcattagctattagaattttttatattaaataattttttttgtaatcaaatattgttattttatattatttttgatttttttatttctttttaattattaatttatttgtacgaataaaataatatatacggttaaaaatctaaatttttccGGACACCGAAAAGCCGGTTGACTATGAATCGAATCGGATcagataataattaattattactaCAAAATAGACCGGATCACGAATACTTCCAAAAACTTGGATATTCGATCTTTGCTCACCCTTATCTCTAAGCATAAATGACAAAAGCTCAGACAGAGTGAAAGCAAGACATGCCAAGACCTTAGAACATAAAAAATCAACCGCTAATGAAAGAAAGAAACTGACAATTTCTATCCATTTTTAACTGTTGATTAATTAAATCTTATATTACAGAGGGAGTCAGCAGCTAGTCTAAGCATGAATATGTGCACTAATAGTTGAGTATTAAATATATCGATTGAAAATATCTGAagaatacaaaattattttttctttatgatCCGTATTAGTTTTTAAGTCAAAAATCATGAgaaattgtttaaattatacTAAGTTGGATActacttttcaaaaataaactcaatcaacaatactataacatttgaatttagttttttatttattattgtttacagtttagtatttagggtaggtttagtttataaatttctattaatattttttaaacatttgtAAATGATTTAGTaagattaattttgtttttttataataaatttaagataattatgaaaatagttatcatttaaaataaatttgaaaaatgatcTCGAATTTGAAGTAAAGTTAGAATTCCCCCAAATATCATCCAAGTAGAGCATTACAAAGAATCAATTAAAGAGAgtgttatattaatatattctatGATCGAAATTTCTGAAGTAtttaatatatagagcattataAAGAATCACCCAAAGAGAATTCCTAAAAACTCTGTCTGAGAGTTaaattatgatatataattgAAATTCACCAAACTTGAGattaggcctgggcgttcgggtatccgttGGCATTCAGATcggattttttgggttttcggattttcgggtttacgTTTCTAGGtctcatactaaaattttattagtacgggtcgggttcggataataacacttcgggttcagttcaaaattgtattgcatcataaaacccataaaataatcatatatcgtacggattcgggttatatcggttcggttcggatataaccaaagtaaaaaacaaaattttcgaagtaaaacataaagaaaacatctaaattaaataaaaattaatctatcacatataaaattgataaaataacaataaacaaattataaaatatttatttataactaattgtgtacttaaagcatttattagaattttaatatttattattgtatataatattaccacaaatattgaatttaataattggaatacttatatatatttcaaaatatttatattgattataatttcggatttttcgggttcggttaataacacttcgggttcagatattttttgtaccaccctacaaAACCCGTTCGAGTATTTTTACGTTTCGGATCGGATAacggatcgggtttttcggttcgggttcggttcggatttcgggttccaGATTTTATGCCCATACCTACTTGAGATCACAAGATGATCAAGAGATTCCAAACTTATTGCTATTCTAACGTTCTAAAAgttaaacaaagaaacaaataattcaaatttaatGAATATGGTAGTTGGACGAGATCGTGGTGTAATCAGTCCAGACAAAGAAAGTTGGTGTGATGATTATTTATTGAATCTTGAGAGCTTGAGCATAAACAGAAGATGTCTTGGATTGTCTTGATTCATGAGAAAGCCTCCAGGATGCAGCAATAATGAAGATATGGTGGCAGttgtaaatatgtaaaaatgatccaaatatgaaaaatgattattttaattgatttgcaTGATTTGTGTTTGCTTATGCATCAGAAGATGCTTGATAACTCTCCTGAATGATTTAATGTATCTAATGTGTTTCTTGGTCAGCCAAAATCTGGTTTTCAAGTAATTTACTCGTGATCTTCTAAATAAAGCAAGTCGAGAATAAATCGGTTTAGAagttgaataatttttaaaacataatgaATTGCATCATGAATCTAATTCGTCGTGTGCTTCTCATGAGTTGAGAATCCAGTACTCAAAGATTATTGCTTCTCATGTGTCTTCCTCTGGTTTACTAACCTTCTGTCGGAttatatcttcaatattttctcATGGTGAATATTTTGGGGATGATTCTTCTTCTTAGTGTGATCTAGATGAGTTGAATATGTTTGTGTTAGTTGAGTGAGAATGTTTGACACAGGTGTTTTTTGGGCTTAACTCAACTTGACATTCTCCTCTCTATGGCTCATGACTATTTGCTCCATAAATGATGATGACTTAATGTTCTTATCACATTATTCTATCAAACTTCAGATATCTTCTTAAATCGGCTTTTAGAAAATAGATCGGTGTtcttaatttaaaaacttattaaGATCCGCGTTTTGCACggaataaataatgtatatacaaatacttttacgtaatattattaatttgtgttcttttaaatattatgaaataagaaaataataaatacatattaaattttataagtcAGTTACtgttacatatataaataaattgatgttgacgtataaattaaaacaattattattatttatttacaatcacTTTATAGTAACTAAATCTAACCAATcgattttatctattttatgtgatatataattaaaattat includes:
- the LOC106416168 gene encoding putative lipase ROG1 isoform X1, with amino-acid sequence MSAIAQRDENNVPDHLLVLVHGIWASPSVWLYVEAEMKRRVGTRFLIYGCTASSSNTSTKTFGGIDGAGKRLAEEVRQVVQKSKSLKNISFLAHSLGGLFARHAVAVLYSQANDDAVSKSGDSHILRGRIAGLEPINFITLATPHLGVRGRKQLPFLLGVPILEKLAAPIAPFFIGRTGTQLFLTDGKADKPPLLLRMASDCEDLKFLSSLGTFPCRIVYANVSYDYMVGWRTSSIRRETELFKPPRRSLDGYKHVVDVEYCPPVSSDGAHFPPEAAKAKEAAQSSPSPQNTLEYHEIVEEEMIRGLQTLGWKKVDVSFHSTFWPYLAHNNIHVKSQRLHKAGAGVVAHVVDSIKQQESSTFITASL
- the LOC106416168 gene encoding putative lipase ROG1 isoform X2, whose amino-acid sequence is MSAIAQRDENNVPDHLLVLVHGIWASPSVWLYVEAEMKRRVGTRFLIYASSSNTSTKTFGGIDGAGKRLAEEVRQVVQKSKSLKNISFLAHSLGGLFARHAVAVLYSQANDDAVSKSGDSHILRGRIAGLEPINFITLATPHLGVRGRKQLPFLLGVPILEKLAAPIAPFFIGRTGTQLFLTDGKADKPPLLLRMASDCEDLKFLSSLGTFPCRIVYANVSYDYMVGWRTSSIRRETELFKPPRRSLDGYKHVVDVEYCPPVSSDGAHFPPEAAKAKEAAQSSPSPQNTLEYHEIVEEEMIRGLQTLGWKKVDVSFHSTFWPYLAHNNIHVKSQRLHKAGAGVVAHVVDSIKQQESSTFITASL
- the LOC106416168 gene encoding putative lipase ROG1 isoform X3, whose product is MSAIAQRDENNVPDHLLVLVHGIWASPSVWLYVEAEMKRRVGTRFLIYGCTASSSNTSTKTFGGIDGAGKRLAEEVRQVVQKSKSLKNISFLAHSLGGLFARHAVAVLYSQANDDAVSKSGDSHILRGRIAGLEPINFITLATPHLGVRGRKQLPFLLGVPILEKLAAPIAPFFIGRTGTQLFLTDGKADKPPLLLRMASDCEDLKFLSSLGTFPCRIVYANVSYDYMVGWRTSSIRRETELFKPPRRSLDGYKHVVDVEYCPPVSSDGAHFPPEAAKAKEAAQSSPSPQNTLEYHEIVEVSKKNFRGDDPWPADIRVEESGCQLPLHLLALPSS